One stretch of Insulibacter thermoxylanivorax DNA includes these proteins:
- a CDS encoding Ger(x)C family spore germination protein, with amino-acid sequence MRYKTIRILIAASLWLLTVFLSGCADYAEIERLAHVVVLGLDRADDQFIKVTFQIANPQVGSTDRSQAEEEPPSDIITITATDIVNAKELSKTIIPRRMNFTHLQSIVISEELARTHQLHEMIAGLIRLPEMRREMNLIISREPAQRFIRKNKPRLETRPYKYYEFMIDQWEESGLVPNSTINDYLKALSGELFLAIYATTEKVEAPLYEYEDKYKAGEVPTEESDPVQIIGSAVIKQGKMIGVLSGEETRYSLMLRPDDLYRSQVISFPDPIHKGERVSVHLLRKGAPRVQLDLSGEAPKIDVTVRMDMQILSIQSMIDYVGNQQNIDKLDRFIEDVLERGTMNFIRKTQEEYRGEPFLWHLEARKKFWTWDEYNRYDWFSQYPRAEVKVKYDIDVRSFGKQFQPPKINEERTR; translated from the coding sequence ACGATCCGCATCCTGATCGCGGCCAGTTTATGGCTGCTGACCGTCTTCCTAAGCGGCTGTGCTGACTATGCAGAGATTGAGCGCCTGGCCCATGTGGTCGTATTAGGTCTGGATCGGGCAGATGATCAGTTCATCAAAGTAACCTTCCAGATTGCGAACCCGCAAGTAGGCTCTACAGATCGAAGCCAAGCGGAGGAAGAGCCGCCCAGTGATATAATTACGATCACGGCGACGGATATCGTCAATGCCAAGGAACTGTCGAAGACCATCATTCCGCGGCGCATGAACTTTACCCATCTGCAATCGATCGTCATCTCCGAGGAACTGGCGCGTACGCATCAATTGCATGAGATGATCGCCGGTCTGATCAGACTGCCCGAGATGAGGCGTGAGATGAATCTGATCATCTCGCGCGAGCCGGCGCAGCGTTTTATTCGCAAGAACAAACCGCGGCTGGAGACCAGACCGTATAAGTATTATGAATTCATGATCGACCAATGGGAGGAATCGGGTCTTGTCCCGAACTCTACGATCAATGACTATCTCAAGGCTCTCTCCGGCGAGTTATTCTTGGCGATCTATGCGACGACCGAGAAAGTCGAGGCTCCCTTGTATGAATACGAGGACAAATACAAAGCTGGCGAAGTGCCGACGGAGGAAAGCGATCCGGTACAGATCATCGGTTCAGCGGTGATCAAGCAGGGCAAGATGATCGGTGTATTAAGCGGTGAGGAGACGCGTTACAGCTTGATGCTCCGGCCTGATGACTTGTACCGCTCGCAGGTGATCTCCTTTCCCGATCCGATCCATAAGGGGGAGCGGGTGAGCGTTCATCTGTTAAGGAAGGGAGCACCCCGGGTTCAGCTTGACCTTTCCGGCGAAGCGCCCAAGATCGACGTCACGGTGCGCATGGATATGCAGATCCTCTCGATCCAGAGTATGATCGATTATGTCGGCAATCAGCAGAATATCGATAAACTCGATCGATTCATCGAGGATGTGCTGGAGCGTGGGACGATGAACTTCATACGCAAGACCCAGGAGGAATATCGCGGCGAACCGTTCCTGTGGCATCTTGAAGCGAGGAAGAAGTTCTGGACATGGGACGAATACAACCGATATGACTGGTTCAGCCAATACCCGCGTGCAGAGGTGAAAGTGAAGTACGATATCGATGTCCGGAGTTTCGGCAAGCAATTCCAGCCGCCTAAGATCAATGAGGAAAGGACGAGATAA
- a CDS encoding phosphonate ABC transporter ATP-binding protein, with protein sequence MIIRNLRKSYDEQVVLKGVSLAAGQGEMVAILGPSGSGKSVLLKCIALRERWDGGEFIYDDDDLLKQGWLAQLRYRSICAYLPPKEISLNPNKTALKNVLSGLLPTWRKLIGARTKREYMTAMDYLENVGLLDLAHRKVQTLSGGEKQRVAVAKALIQGADIIVADEPVIGLDPESAQLVLKDLRYMCDKHKATVLFTIPQIEWAEKYATRLIGLVDGQVIFDVSGRRLTTAEKMKL encoded by the coding sequence ATGATTATACGCAATCTTAGAAAATCCTACGATGAACAGGTCGTGCTGAAAGGTGTCTCGCTGGCGGCCGGCCAGGGCGAGATGGTTGCGATCCTGGGGCCGAGCGGCAGCGGCAAGAGCGTCCTGCTGAAGTGCATCGCCTTAAGGGAGCGATGGGACGGCGGCGAATTCATCTATGACGATGATGATTTGCTTAAGCAGGGCTGGCTCGCTCAGCTGAGGTATAGGAGCATCTGTGCCTATCTTCCGCCGAAGGAGATCAGCTTGAATCCGAACAAGACGGCGCTGAAGAATGTCCTTTCGGGTCTGCTGCCAACCTGGCGCAAACTGATCGGAGCGCGGACGAAGCGGGAATACATGACGGCGATGGATTATCTGGAGAATGTCGGCCTGCTGGACCTGGCCCATCGCAAGGTTCAGACGCTGAGCGGCGGCGAGAAGCAGCGGGTCGCCGTGGCGAAGGCGCTGATCCAGGGAGCGGACATCATCGTCGCCGATGAACCCGTCATCGGGCTGGATCCCGAATCCGCTCAGCTTGTGCTGAAGGATCTTCGCTACATGTGCGATAAGCATAAGGCGACGGTGCTTTTTACGATCCCGCAGATCGAGTGGGCAGAGAAATATGCGACGCGCCTCATCGGCTTGGTGGACGGCCAAGTGATCTTCGATGTTTCGGGACGCAGGTTAACAACGGCGGAGAAGATGAAGCTGTAA
- a CDS encoding sporulation protein YjcZ: MGYAAGGGVGGGFWTSTGTILVLFILLVIISRTVFY; the protein is encoded by the coding sequence ATGGGTTACGCTGCAGGTGGTGGAGTAGGCGGCGGCTTCTGGACGTCTACGGGTACTATTCTCGTGCTGTTTATTTTGTTGGTGATCATCAGCCGTACGGTCTTTTATTAA
- a CDS encoding FGGY-family carbohydrate kinase produces MGLLLGLDVGTTNIKAGLFYEDGRLAAAASRPTKTSYTEDGLPYYDPEWMWATAAEVLREAAAKAEEPVRCLGITSMAEAGLLIDLVSGKPKSHVIPWFDKRSLPQLERIKAASDALTRFSRSGLNPSFKYGMLKMMWLKDQDAGILKDACWLSVSDYIAYRLTGQRFTDASLAARTYAYDLHNQQWDRGFLEQFGLGEVTFPKVLPAGQAGGKVHAEAAVVSGLREGLAVAVCGHDHLCASVAVGALEPGHVFDSMGTAETLVGILPERRLGEKEFRTGMSHGKHVLPGRYFWMGGISSSGGSVEWMRKIIQDPPIAYEDMNRMLAETERKPTGILYYPYLSGSGAPKPNPNMLSSFIGISVNHTRADMMRAVLEGTVYEFAAIRRAAEQASGQPINTITAVGGGTRNQVLMQIKADVTGCTFHIPNVEEATMLGAALLAGIGSGVYRDEFEAWQHISPQLSIRTITPDPEVGKLYQPYLEAYLELRDALHDHFNKLANRG; encoded by the coding sequence ATGGGATTGTTACTAGGATTGGATGTGGGTACGACCAATATCAAAGCGGGTTTATTCTATGAAGACGGCCGGTTGGCAGCTGCAGCCAGCCGTCCGACGAAGACATCTTATACCGAGGACGGGCTGCCGTATTATGATCCGGAGTGGATGTGGGCGACGGCAGCAGAGGTATTGCGTGAAGCGGCGGCGAAGGCGGAGGAGCCTGTGCGTTGCCTTGGGATCACGAGTATGGCGGAGGCGGGGCTCTTGATCGATCTGGTGAGCGGCAAGCCCAAATCCCATGTCATCCCGTGGTTCGATAAGCGTTCGCTGCCCCAGTTGGAACGTATCAAGGCTGCGAGTGATGCGCTGACTCGTTTCTCGCGCTCTGGGCTGAACCCCAGCTTCAAGTACGGCATGCTGAAGATGATGTGGCTGAAGGATCAGGATGCTGGGATTCTGAAGGATGCGTGTTGGCTTTCGGTGTCGGATTATATCGCCTATCGCTTGACAGGGCAGCGCTTCACCGATGCTTCCTTAGCTGCGCGCACCTATGCCTATGATTTACATAACCAGCAGTGGGACCGCGGCTTCCTCGAGCAGTTCGGACTCGGCGAAGTCACCTTCCCTAAGGTTCTGCCGGCGGGACAAGCGGGCGGGAAGGTGCATGCCGAAGCTGCTGTCGTCAGCGGACTGCGGGAGGGCTTGGCGGTTGCCGTCTGCGGTCATGACCACCTGTGCGCCAGCGTCGCCGTTGGTGCGCTTGAGCCCGGCCATGTCTTCGATTCGATGGGCACGGCGGAGACCCTTGTCGGCATCCTGCCGGAGCGCCGGCTCGGCGAGAAGGAGTTCCGGACCGGGATGTCCCACGGCAAACATGTGCTGCCAGGGCGGTATTTCTGGATGGGGGGCATCTCTTCCTCCGGCGGTTCCGTCGAATGGATGCGCAAGATCATTCAGGACCCGCCGATCGCTTACGAGGATATGAACCGGATGCTGGCGGAGACGGAGCGGAAACCTACGGGCATCCTGTATTATCCGTATCTGTCCGGCAGCGGGGCGCCGAAGCCGAATCCGAATATGCTGTCCTCTTTCATCGGCATCAGCGTGAACCATACCCGCGCTGATATGATGAGAGCTGTGCTGGAGGGTACGGTGTATGAGTTCGCGGCGATTCGCCGCGCGGCGGAGCAGGCTTCCGGACAGCCGATCAACACGATCACGGCCGTCGGCGGCGGGACGCGCAACCAAGTGCTGATGCAGATCAAGGCGGATGTGACCGGCTGCACGTTCCATATTCCGAATGTGGAAGAAGCGACGATGCTCGGCGCAGCGCTTCTGGCCGGGATCGGCAGCGGTGTGTACCGCGATGAATTCGAGGCTTGGCAGCACATCTCGCCGCAGCTGTCGATTCGCACCATAACGCCGGACCCGGAGGTCGGCAAGCTGTATCAGCCGTATCTCGAAGCCTATCTGGAACTGCGGGATGCTCTGCATGACCATTTCAACAAGCTGGCGAACCGGGGCTGA
- a CDS encoding Dabb family protein, with protein sequence MITHIVFFKLKDRSEENIQRTREVLASMEGKIPQLRSLEVGVDVVRSERSYDLALVAKFDSLEDLQIYNDHPVHQEVIRYIAEVKDVSVSVDYES encoded by the coding sequence ATGATCACGCATATCGTATTTTTTAAGTTAAAAGACCGTTCCGAAGAGAACATCCAGCGCACGCGGGAGGTGCTCGCGTCCATGGAGGGGAAGATTCCCCAGCTTCGATCCTTGGAAGTCGGCGTCGATGTCGTGCGTTCCGAGCGATCCTATGATTTGGCGCTGGTAGCCAAGTTTGATTCGCTGGAAGATTTGCAGATCTATAACGATCATCCGGTTCATCAGGAAGTGATTCGCTATATCGCTGAGGTGAAGGATGTATCGGTGTCTGTTGATTACGAGTCGTAG
- a CDS encoding DUF86 domain-containing protein produces MYYVDRGQIEQRFRYIDEWLLEAVGELQKKPAMPPSLERLAWERTLHLAAELVTDIGSLMIDGFIMRDASSYEDIVEVLREEGVFDDSLGADLHELVKLRKPLVQRYYALDASMLEVWKPRLVELLQAFRQSVEQYLQRELLK; encoded by the coding sequence ATGTATTATGTAGATCGCGGGCAGATCGAGCAGCGCTTTCGATACATAGATGAATGGTTGCTGGAAGCGGTGGGCGAGCTGCAGAAGAAACCGGCGATGCCGCCGTCATTGGAGCGGCTGGCCTGGGAGAGAACGCTGCATCTGGCGGCTGAATTGGTCACGGATATCGGGAGTTTGATGATCGATGGTTTTATCATGCGGGATGCGAGCAGCTATGAGGATATCGTCGAAGTACTGAGGGAAGAAGGGGTATTCGATGATTCCCTTGGCGCTGACCTGCATGAGCTGGTGAAACTTCGGAAACCGTTGGTGCAGAGGTATTATGCACTTGATGCGTCCATGCTGGAGGTTTGGAAGCCGCGGCTTGTTGAACTTCTGCAAGCTTTCCGACAATCCGTGGAGCAATATCTGCAGCGCGAACTGTTGAAGTAA
- the racE gene encoding glutamate racemase translates to MEHPIAILDSGVGGLTVAKEVMRQLPLERIIYFGDTLRAPYGPRPSEEVRLFTKQIVSYLLQYDPKMIVIACNTATAAALDEIKAMTDVPVVGVIQPGVRAAIKRSMKGAIGVIGTEGTIKSRSYEQALKRIAPHLQVYSKACPEFVTLVEQGLYRSSKCKPVVERALHEFKQLDIDTLILGCTHYPFLADAISAFLGPEVELISSAEETAREVSTLLYHRGQLASTLEMPVHQFFCSGDPVLFQKIAREWLGDEIQVNPVVWQIPRFA, encoded by the coding sequence TTGGAACATCCTATTGCAATATTGGATTCCGGTGTCGGCGGACTGACGGTAGCGAAGGAAGTGATGCGGCAGCTGCCGCTGGAGCGGATCATCTATTTTGGGGATACGCTGCGAGCACCTTATGGACCGCGCCCTTCGGAAGAAGTGAGGCTGTTCACGAAGCAGATCGTGAGCTATCTGCTCCAATATGATCCGAAGATGATCGTGATCGCGTGCAACACAGCAACGGCAGCAGCCTTGGATGAGATCAAAGCGATGACGGATGTTCCGGTAGTCGGTGTCATCCAGCCGGGGGTGCGGGCGGCGATTAAGCGCAGCATGAAAGGAGCGATCGGTGTCATCGGCACCGAGGGCACGATTAAGAGCCGCTCCTATGAACAGGCGCTGAAACGCATCGCACCGCATCTGCAGGTTTACAGCAAGGCATGTCCCGAATTCGTGACCTTGGTGGAGCAAGGTCTGTATCGTTCCAGCAAATGTAAACCCGTTGTCGAACGGGCCCTGCACGAATTTAAACAGCTGGACATCGATACTCTCATCCTGGGATGCACGCATTATCCGTTCTTGGCGGATGCTATCTCGGCCTTTCTTGGACCGGAGGTAGAGCTCATCAGCTCTGCGGAAGAAACGGCCCGCGAGGTCAGCACATTGCTGTATCACAGAGGCCAGCTCGCATCCACCTTGGAGATGCCGGTGCACCAGTTTTTCTGCAGCGGCGACCCTGTCCTCTTCCAGAAGATCGCCCGGGAATGGCTGGGCGATGAGATTCAAGTGAATCCCGTGGTTTGGCAGATCCCAAGGTTCGCTTAA
- a CDS encoding iron-sulfur cluster assembly accessory protein gives MRCKITRNAAKVMLRELEQETNQDLKFRVFITHMHGDHAHYGLTLDKPTEQDEVVMTDKKIEVILQRDEPFLDGVKIDYLYFPQEGYVITNPSKGYHGEY, from the coding sequence TTGAGATGCAAAATTACGCGCAACGCAGCGAAAGTCATGCTCAGAGAACTTGAGCAAGAAACAAACCAAGACCTGAAGTTTCGTGTCTTTATTACTCATATGCATGGCGACCATGCCCACTACGGCTTGACGCTGGACAAGCCGACCGAGCAGGATGAAGTGGTGATGACCGATAAGAAGATCGAGGTCATCCTGCAGCGAGACGAGCCTTTCCTCGATGGAGTGAAGATCGATTATCTCTATTTCCCGCAAGAGGGATATGTGATTACTAACCCGTCTAAGGGTTATCATGGTGAGTATTGA
- a CDS encoding DUF1450 domain-containing protein → MSVERRVKPANDIRICHKCRHINVDRLKKQLEEMAPDSRIRVGCKSYCGPCDRYAFIYINGRYVTGETEQEALEKARKYVKKPHTS, encoded by the coding sequence ATGAGTGTTGAGAGACGTGTAAAACCTGCTAACGATATCCGAATCTGTCACAAATGCAGGCATATTAACGTGGATCGGTTGAAGAAACAACTCGAGGAGATGGCTCCTGATTCCCGCATCCGAGTCGGGTGCAAATCGTACTGCGGCCCATGCGACCGCTATGCGTTCATCTATATCAACGGCCGCTATGTGACCGGCGAGACGGAACAAGAAGCCCTGGAGAAGGCGCGAAAGTATGTGAAGAAACCGCATACTTCCTGA
- a CDS encoding ABC transporter substrate-binding protein produces the protein MRKWLTALITLLMVFTLAACGADGINADPADVNNEQSVQQDDAQNSHAAGEEEGSEEAALEEEADRTIYPLTVMDDSGTEMTIEQAPQKIVSIAPSQTEILFALGLGDRIVGVGDYDNYPEEALEKPKVGNLQSNPEAILAVEPDIVFAGVSLNGSVVQYLRDLGITVYATEPVTIDEVIDSILKIGKITDAQAEAQVVAEKMRADKQYVLDRVSDIPEDQKKKVYIEYAPLWTAGKGSFMDELIVTSGGVNIASELDQWAQISPEAVIEANPDIIIYADITDYETGKPLVELIKTRPGWGSIEALKNDAIVGVNEDILSRPGPRITDALLEVAAGIYPELFE, from the coding sequence ATGAGAAAATGGCTCACAGCACTGATTACACTGCTCATGGTATTCACACTGGCGGCATGCGGAGCAGATGGGATAAACGCAGATCCTGCCGACGTCAATAACGAGCAGTCTGTCCAACAAGATGATGCGCAAAACAGCCATGCTGCCGGCGAGGAGGAAGGCAGCGAAGAAGCGGCGCTAGAGGAGGAAGCAGACCGTACCATCTATCCGCTGACCGTGATGGATGATTCCGGTACGGAGATGACGATTGAACAGGCGCCGCAGAAGATCGTCTCCATCGCGCCGAGCCAGACGGAGATCCTCTTCGCGCTGGGCCTTGGTGACCGCATCGTCGGTGTCGGGGATTATGACAACTATCCGGAGGAAGCGCTGGAGAAGCCGAAGGTGGGCAATCTGCAGAGCAATCCCGAAGCGATCCTGGCCGTAGAACCGGATATCGTCTTCGCCGGTGTTTCTCTGAATGGTTCGGTGGTGCAGTATCTACGGGATCTCGGCATCACGGTATATGCGACGGAACCGGTGACCATCGACGAGGTCATCGATTCGATCCTCAAGATCGGCAAGATTACGGACGCGCAGGCTGAGGCGCAGGTTGTCGCTGAGAAGATGAGAGCAGACAAGCAGTATGTGCTCGATCGGGTGAGCGATATTCCGGAAGACCAGAAGAAGAAGGTGTATATCGAATATGCGCCGTTGTGGACGGCCGGCAAGGGCTCCTTCATGGATGAGCTCATCGTTACATCCGGCGGCGTCAATATCGCTTCCGAGTTGGATCAATGGGCGCAGATCAGCCCGGAAGCGGTGATCGAAGCGAATCCGGATATCATCATCTATGCAGATATCACGGATTACGAGACGGGCAAGCCGCTGGTTGAATTGATCAAGACCCGTCCCGGCTGGGGTTCGATCGAAGCGCTGAAGAACGACGCAATCGTGGGTGTGAATGAAGATATTCTGAGCCGTCCAGGACCGAGGATCACCGATGCACTGTTGGAGGTTGCCGCCGGTATCTACCCTGAGCTGTTCGAGTAA
- a CDS encoding FecCD family ABC transporter permease: protein MKRRLFFWGGAGCLLLALSMIVSLSLGTANIPIAEVWSIVLHSVTGWGAEPISSQAYEQIVLQVRFPRVVLAILVGASLSLAGAAFQGVLRNPLADSYTLGVASGASFGAAFLISFGWHYVIGQWTVPIAAFITALLSLFIVMRLASVNGKFKIETIILAGVVVQAFFGAVVSLLVSLSDSVVNEIVFWLMGSLALRDWSFSMMLAPYLAAGALVLMGFARALNLFSLGERQAAHLGVHVERTKRIVLILGTLLSAAAVSVSGTIGFVGLVTPHLIRLLVGPDYRLLLPLSAIYGGIYVLWADTMARLLLSPTEIPLGVVTAFLGAPFFAWLLVRHKRKVAI, encoded by the coding sequence ATGAAACGGAGATTATTCTTTTGGGGAGGAGCAGGATGCCTGCTCCTCGCCCTCTCGATGATCGTCAGCCTCTCGCTGGGAACGGCCAATATCCCCATTGCGGAGGTGTGGTCGATCGTTTTGCATTCAGTGACTGGATGGGGAGCGGAACCTATCTCTTCGCAGGCTTATGAACAGATCGTGCTGCAGGTACGCTTCCCGCGCGTTGTACTGGCGATCCTTGTCGGCGCGTCGCTGTCCTTGGCAGGGGCAGCGTTTCAGGGTGTGCTGCGCAACCCGCTGGCAGATTCTTATACATTAGGGGTTGCTTCGGGCGCTTCCTTTGGCGCGGCGTTTCTGATCTCCTTTGGTTGGCATTATGTGATCGGACAATGGACCGTTCCCATCGCAGCCTTCATCACGGCGCTTTTGTCCCTGTTCATCGTCATGCGGCTCGCTTCGGTGAACGGCAAGTTTAAGATCGAGACGATAATCCTGGCGGGTGTTGTCGTGCAGGCATTTTTCGGTGCGGTGGTCTCCCTGCTCGTGTCGTTGTCCGACTCCGTCGTGAACGAGATCGTGTTCTGGCTGATGGGCAGCCTGGCGTTGCGGGACTGGTCTTTCTCCATGATGCTGGCTCCGTATCTTGCGGCCGGCGCCCTAGTGCTGATGGGCTTCGCTCGAGCACTGAATCTATTCTCGCTGGGAGAACGGCAGGCCGCGCATCTCGGCGTCCATGTGGAACGCACGAAGCGCATCGTCTTGATCTTGGGGACCTTGCTGAGCGCAGCGGCGGTCTCGGTTTCAGGTACGATCGGCTTCGTTGGCCTGGTGACGCCGCATCTCATACGCTTGCTTGTCGGTCCCGACTATCGGCTCCTGCTGCCCCTTTCTGCGATCTACGGCGGGATCTATGTTCTATGGGCGGATACGATGGCTCGCTTGCTGCTGAGCCCGACGGAGATCCCGCTCGGAGTGGTCACCGCATTCCTCGGTGCGCCGTTCTTTGCATGGCTGCTTGTCCGGCATAAGCGAAAGGTGGCGATCTAA
- a CDS encoding heme ABC transporter ATP-binding protein: MLQAAGVDKRIGSRLVLRGVSLQVQKGEFFGIIGPNGSGKSTLIKLLSGVEPPSAGEILLQGTNLAQFSGKQLAQHIAVLPQEALPPVGFTVREVAEMGRYPYQNWLGEERTDAGELIDQVLADLDLTELADRPVEALSGGERQRAALAKVTVQQPDLLMLDEPTTYLDIGYQQQMMDYVRAWQRSAGLTVVAVLHDLNLAALYCDRIMVLCEGEVLATGTPETIIRAEILEQAYGIRPTIVVHPQRQVPQILL; this comes from the coding sequence ATGCTGCAAGCCGCCGGCGTGGACAAGCGCATCGGCTCCCGGCTGGTGCTGCGCGGTGTCAGCCTGCAGGTTCAGAAGGGGGAGTTTTTCGGCATCATCGGTCCGAACGGCAGCGGCAAGTCGACGTTGATCAAGCTGTTATCCGGCGTCGAGCCGCCCAGCGCGGGCGAGATTCTGCTCCAGGGGACGAACCTCGCTCAATTCTCCGGGAAGCAGCTGGCGCAGCACATCGCTGTGCTCCCGCAGGAAGCCCTGCCTCCGGTAGGGTTTACGGTGCGGGAGGTTGCGGAGATGGGCAGGTATCCCTATCAGAACTGGCTGGGAGAAGAGCGGACAGATGCCGGTGAGCTCATCGATCAAGTGCTGGCGGATCTGGATCTTACGGAATTGGCGGATCGCCCGGTTGAGGCGCTGAGCGGCGGCGAACGCCAGCGGGCGGCCTTGGCCAAGGTGACGGTCCAGCAGCCCGACTTACTGATGTTGGATGAGCCGACGACCTATCTGGATATCGGTTATCAACAGCAGATGATGGACTATGTGAGAGCATGGCAGCGCAGCGCGGGCCTTACGGTTGTGGCGGTGCTGCATGATCTGAATCTGGCGGCTCTGTATTGCGATCGGATCATGGTGCTCTGCGAAGGCGAGGTACTCGCAACGGGCACACCGGAGACCATCATCCGCGCGGAGATTCTTGAACAGGCCTACGGGATTCGCCCGACGATCGTCGTTCATCCACAGCGCCAAGTCCCGCAGATCTTGTTATAG
- the cobT gene encoding nicotinate-nucleotide--dimethylbenzimidazole phosphoribosyltransferase yields the protein MKEQRKDRWKAYVHDTISGIAELDYTAMEEMAQHLDQLTKPPGSLGRLEKIAVQLAGITGSIKLQKQRKAVVVMAGDHGVCAEGVSAYPQEVTAQMVLNILDGGAAVNVLARQAGASVYCVDVGVKTEVKHERLLSCNVRRGTRNMAREAAMTLEEAYEAISVGIRIVDHLYQQGYRVLATGEMGIGNTTPSAAILSVLGGLPVIEVVGRGTGIDEEKLRHKAAVIERAIEVNQPDRQDAADVLAKVGGLEIAGLVGVILGAASRRCPVVIDGFISSAAALAAARMAPQSVSYMIASHLSEERGHQKMLDCIGLTPVLHVNMRLGEGTGAALLFPIIDSAAAIVNEMATFDGAGISR from the coding sequence GTGAAGGAACAAAGGAAGGATCGTTGGAAGGCATACGTGCACGATACGATCAGCGGCATTGCCGAGCTGGATTACACGGCGATGGAAGAGATGGCGCAGCATCTCGATCAGTTGACCAAGCCGCCGGGCAGCCTCGGCCGGCTTGAGAAGATCGCCGTGCAGCTGGCGGGGATCACGGGTTCGATCAAGCTGCAGAAACAGCGCAAAGCCGTCGTCGTCATGGCCGGCGATCACGGGGTCTGTGCGGAAGGCGTCAGCGCCTACCCCCAGGAAGTGACGGCGCAGATGGTGCTGAACATCTTGGACGGCGGCGCAGCGGTCAATGTATTGGCGAGACAAGCCGGAGCTTCTGTGTACTGCGTCGACGTCGGGGTGAAGACCGAAGTGAAGCATGAGCGGCTCCTGTCCTGCAATGTGCGGCGGGGAACGCGCAATATGGCGAGGGAAGCGGCGATGACGCTGGAAGAGGCATATGAGGCGATCAGCGTCGGCATTCGCATCGTCGATCATCTCTATCAGCAAGGATACCGCGTATTGGCTACAGGTGAGATGGGGATCGGCAACACCACGCCCAGTGCGGCGATCCTCAGCGTCTTGGGCGGGCTGCCGGTGATCGAGGTTGTCGGCCGCGGCACGGGCATCGATGAGGAGAAACTGCGGCACAAGGCGGCGGTCATCGAGCGTGCGATCGAGGTGAACCAGCCGGACCGGCAGGATGCCGCGGATGTGCTGGCGAAGGTCGGCGGATTGGAGATCGCCGGCTTAGTCGGTGTGATCCTCGGTGCAGCGAGCAGACGCTGCCCCGTGGTGATCGACGGATTCATCTCGTCGGCTGCTGCGCTGGCCGCCGCGCGCATGGCGCCTCAATCCGTGTCGTATATGATTGCATCCCATCTGTCCGAGGAACGGGGGCATCAGAAAATGCTGGACTGCATCGGTCTGACCCCGGTCTTGCATGTGAATATGCGGCTCGGTGAAGGAACGGGGGCGGCTCTTCTCTTCCCGATCATCGACAGCGCGGCAGCGATCGTGAACGAGATGGCGACCTTTGACGGCGCAGGGATCTCGCGATAA
- the cobU gene encoding bifunctional adenosylcobinamide kinase/adenosylcobinamide-phosphate guanylyltransferase, with product MITLVTGGARSGKSRFAEQLALRISEHYSAPGYYIATAEAGDGEMAERIARHRERREQSMAGWQTIEEPYDLTGRLEEIAGTVSAEPVVLVDCLTLWLSNWLLCTEQDDPERRIEQQVSHLLAAAKELQGWLVIVTNEVGDGLVPEYPLGRMFRDLAGWMNQRMAEQADHVFLVTAGIPIELKRARYRFVAEDFCLR from the coding sequence TTGATTACACTCGTTACGGGCGGCGCGCGCAGCGGCAAGAGCCGCTTCGCTGAGCAGCTCGCCCTGCGAATCAGCGAACATTACAGTGCACCCGGATACTATATCGCCACGGCGGAAGCGGGCGATGGGGAGATGGCGGAGCGCATCGCCCGCCATCGGGAGCGGCGGGAGCAGTCGATGGCCGGCTGGCAGACGATCGAGGAGCCGTATGATCTCACTGGGCGTTTGGAGGAGATCGCCGGTACAGTGTCGGCTGAACCCGTGGTGCTCGTCGATTGCCTCACCCTGTGGTTATCCAATTGGCTGCTGTGTACGGAGCAGGATGATCCGGAAAGACGGATCGAGCAGCAAGTGAGTCATCTTCTTGCTGCGGCGAAAGAGCTGCAAGGCTGGCTGGTGATCGTGACGAACGAAGTCGGCGACGGCCTCGTTCCGGAATATCCGTTGGGCCGGATGTTTCGCGATTTGGCCGGCTGGATGAACCAGCGGATGGCGGAGCAGGCGGACCATGTCTTCCTGGTCACCGCCGGGATTCCCATTGAACTGAAGAGGGCGCGCTACCGGTTTGTCGCAGAGGATTTTTGTCTGCGTTGA